Genomic DNA from Lentimicrobiaceae bacterium:
AAAAAGGTAAAACAATACATCGAAAGCGAAATTAACCGTCTGAACCTTAAGGAATTTGTTTCACAAGTACTCATTCCGACAGAAAAAGTTTACCAAGTACGTAAAGGGAAAAAAATTAGTAAAGAACGCAATTACTTTCCCGGCTACATTCTCATCGAAGCTGTTTTGATGGGAGAAATACCTCACATTATTCGTAACGTTCCGGGTGTCCTAGGATTTCTGGGTTCAAAAAACGAACCCGTATCCCTTCGCCCCGCAGAAGTTAACCGCATCCTCGGAAAAGTTGACGAACTGAGCGAACTGGGTGAAGAAATTAACGTACCATTTATTGTAGGCGAAACCGTTAAAGTAATTGACGGACCTTTTAACAGCTTCAGTGGTATCATTGAGGAAATTAACGAAGAAAAGAAAAAGCTGAAAGTAATGGTAAAAATTTTCGGGCGTAAAACTCCCCTTGAACTGAGTTTTATGCAAGTTGAAAAAGAATAGGCACAATCAAAAAGACAAAAAATTTTCTATTAACGCATTAGCAAAAGTCGAAAAATGGCAAAAGAAGTTAGTGGATTTATTAAATTACAAATCAAGGGCGGAGCCGCCAATCCTTCACCCCCTATCGGACCTGCATTAGGATCGAAAGGTGTGAATATTATGGAATTTTGTAAACAGTTTAATGCCAGAACACAAGATCAGGGAGGGAAAATTATTCCCGTAATTATTACTGTTTTCAAAGACAAATCATTTGAATTTGTTATTAAAACTCCACCCGTGGCTGTACAGTTGCTTGAAGCAACTAAGCAGAAAAAAGGATCGGCTGAACCTAACCGCAATAAAATTAGTTCGGTAACCTGGGATCAGATTCGTGCAATCGCTGAGGTAAAAATGCAGGATTTAAATGCATTTACTTTAGAATCAGCTATGAATATGGTAGTAGGTACTGCACGTAGCATGGGAATTACTGTTACCGGCGACAAACCTTTTGCTGAATAACAACCGATTTTTATACAAGAGTCGTTATTAAACCTATAACAAATTGCGAAATGGTTAAACTGACAAAAAAAAGAAAAGAAGTTTTAACAAAATTTGACAAGAATACCCAGTATTCTTTATCGGATGCCGTTAAAATTGTAAAGGATATCACCAGTACAAAATTCGACGCTTCAGTTGATTTTGACGTTCGCCTTGGAGTTGACCCCCGCAAAGCCAATCAAATGGTTCGCGGTACGGTAGCCTTACCCCATGGAACCGGAAAAACCATCCGTGTTTTGGTTTTATGTACTCCCGATAAGGAAGACGAAGCCAAAGCTGCCGGTGCCGATTTTTATGGTCTGGACGATTATATCCAGAAGATCAAAGAAGGCTGGACAGATATTGACGTGGTAATCACCATGCCCAGCGTAATGCCTAAAGTAGGCGCCCTGGGTAAAATTTTAGGTCCCCGCGGTTTAATGCCCAATCCCAAAACCGGTACGGTTACAATGGAAGTAGGCAAAGCCGTAAAAGACGTAAAAGCAGGAAAAATTGACTTTAAGGTTGATAAATATGGTATAGTGCATGCAGGAGTTGGAAGAGTATCCTTCGATACTGAAAAACTCGTTGATAATGCAAAAGAATTTTTACAAACCATTATCAAACTCAAACCAACAGCTGCCAAAGGTACTTACGTAAAAA
This window encodes:
- the nusG gene encoding transcription termination/antitermination protein NusG; translation: MSEQVKKWYVVRAVSGGEKKVKQYIESEINRLNLKEFVSQVLIPTEKVYQVRKGKKISKERNYFPGYILIEAVLMGEIPHIIRNVPGVLGFLGSKNEPVSLRPAEVNRILGKVDELSELGEEINVPFIVGETVKVIDGPFNSFSGIIEEINEEKKKLKVMVKIFGRKTPLELSFMQVEKE
- the rplA gene encoding 50S ribosomal protein L1, which translates into the protein MVKLTKKRKEVLTKFDKNTQYSLSDAVKIVKDITSTKFDASVDFDVRLGVDPRKANQMVRGTVALPHGTGKTIRVLVLCTPDKEDEAKAAGADFYGLDDYIQKIKEGWTDIDVVITMPSVMPKVGALGKILGPRGLMPNPKTGTVTMEVGKAVKDVKAGKIDFKVDKYGIVHAGVGRVSFDTEKLVDNAKEFLQTIIKLKPTAAKGTYVKSVYISSTMSPGVRIDPKSITL
- the rplK gene encoding 50S ribosomal protein L11, which gives rise to MAKEVSGFIKLQIKGGAANPSPPIGPALGSKGVNIMEFCKQFNARTQDQGGKIIPVIITVFKDKSFEFVIKTPPVAVQLLEATKQKKGSAEPNRNKISSVTWDQIRAIAEVKMQDLNAFTLESAMNMVVGTARSMGITVTGDKPFAE